The Aureitalea marina genome includes a window with the following:
- a CDS encoding flippase, translating into MRKRLFDRLLSDSSFAEIANKGGAFFVFKILALLLNYAFSVVVVRHFGDSVFGFVTLGFTILMMTSAFSRFGFDIVLTKIFALEDDLNYKSIYYKSLGLTGAMSVVLAAIIYFNAGWIAGAIFSKPDFEVYLRWTAIAIPLWTLIPINASVFRGLKKNNLFAFFGGFGRFSLTLVIFLAYTLFLFDENQVESPLIAHFLALGVLLLLSSALVQRYFGGMNYSKAASFLKQLAISFPIFISTTVMIALLWADKLLLGIYVSEDNVGIYEISAKLAFLIGFNLEALNSILSPKISRAFAKGEIKRMQADISFSVRLSAAISVLTLIGLVLFSDLLLSFFGPEFARGKPVILIVCIGQMFNVLCGPVANIMQMTGYQSLLSRVIVIALIVNIGLNIWLIPVYGIVGAAWATTITYTFWNVSCAYLIQKNLGIVSYFNPMQLFKK; encoded by the coding sequence GTGCGAAAAAGGCTTTTTGACAGACTACTTTCTGATTCCAGCTTTGCAGAGATTGCAAACAAGGGCGGAGCCTTTTTTGTATTCAAGATCCTGGCCCTCTTGCTCAACTATGCTTTTTCGGTGGTTGTAGTTCGCCATTTTGGTGATAGCGTCTTTGGTTTTGTCACACTTGGATTTACCATCCTAATGATGACTTCGGCCTTTTCCCGTTTCGGTTTTGACATTGTCCTGACCAAGATCTTTGCCCTGGAAGATGATCTCAATTATAAAAGTATCTACTACAAGTCACTCGGATTAACGGGGGCAATGTCTGTAGTCCTGGCTGCTATAATCTATTTTAATGCCGGGTGGATTGCCGGCGCAATTTTCTCCAAACCGGACTTCGAGGTCTATTTGCGATGGACGGCCATAGCCATCCCGCTTTGGACCTTGATTCCAATCAATGCTTCGGTCTTCAGAGGTCTCAAAAAAAATAACTTGTTCGCGTTCTTTGGGGGGTTTGGGCGCTTTTCCTTAACCTTGGTCATTTTCCTGGCTTATACCTTATTCCTTTTTGACGAAAACCAGGTGGAAAGCCCTTTGATCGCCCACTTTTTGGCTCTTGGCGTGCTGCTGCTTTTGTCTTCGGCCCTGGTGCAGCGATATTTTGGCGGAATGAACTATAGCAAAGCGGCTTCTTTTCTTAAGCAACTTGCGATCAGTTTCCCCATCTTCATATCGACCACGGTGATGATCGCTTTATTATGGGCGGACAAATTGCTGTTAGGGATCTATGTGAGTGAAGATAATGTGGGGATCTATGAGATCTCGGCAAAACTGGCTTTTTTAATTGGATTCAACCTGGAAGCACTGAATTCCATACTGTCACCAAAGATCTCTAGGGCCTTCGCCAAGGGCGAGATCAAACGAATGCAGGCAGACATTAGCTTTTCTGTCCGTCTTTCTGCAGCTATATCGGTGTTGACCCTAATAGGCCTGGTCTTGTTTTCTGACCTGCTTTTGAGTTTCTTTGGTCCGGAATTCGCTCGGGGTAAACCGGTCATCCTGATCGTTTGTATTGGTCAGATGTTCAATGTGCTGTGTGGGCCAGTTGCCAACATCATGCAGATGACGGGTTATCAAAGCCTGCTCTCCAGGGTAATAGTAATAGCGTTGATCGTCAATATTGGCCTGAATATCTGGTTGATCCCCGTATATGGAATTGTTGGGGCAGCCTGGGCAACTACTATCACTTATACATTTTGGAATGTTAGCTGTGCTTACCTCATCCAGAAGAATTTAGGGATAGTGTCGTATTTTAATCCTATGCAGTTGTTTAAGAAATGA
- a CDS encoding O-antigen ligase family protein, with protein MKKLFQNSTWEYLFILLGMTLPFGPALPNLAIGLIGLVWLIQLLMGKCRMDRSHWIAFFILSAYTFYCVSTYWYSENHGYFWKKAGLQLLIPLLAMVCLSIPFRASGRSVRRVLRAFIFSLALLAVLSLGKQIWSVISEESSSWSLLLFDQLASAVGSIHYLTLSLYTCFAIAAGFYLLFLDGTAWRPDRYRRIIRVCMFLLTVFLFLLGSRIAIVTAIALVLIILSIQARRAGKYMTLISAIAILGVLTAITLTSETMQDKWKEVYQFEDDSSGSGYWGGTGMRVLIWDCAWKVIQNNPVLGVGMGDDLDQMTLCYRVYSRNQLLVEGNSFHAHNIFLQAWVRSGIIGLLLLMGSLVWTIVYSVRYQNPVYLLFIATFVLLGMTESFFQINAGVLFFAFFSAFLFCYKFRSE; from the coding sequence TTGAAGAAACTATTCCAAAATAGCACATGGGAGTACCTGTTCATTCTGTTGGGAATGACCTTGCCATTCGGTCCTGCCTTGCCTAATCTGGCCATTGGCCTGATCGGATTGGTTTGGCTTATCCAGCTACTCATGGGGAAATGCCGGATGGACCGATCCCATTGGATCGCCTTTTTCATACTATCGGCATACACCTTCTATTGCGTCTCCACCTATTGGTACTCTGAGAATCATGGATATTTTTGGAAAAAGGCCGGGCTACAGTTATTGATACCCTTGCTGGCCATGGTCTGCCTTTCTATTCCATTTAGGGCCTCAGGCCGAAGCGTAAGACGAGTCCTTCGAGCCTTTATTTTTTCACTCGCCTTGCTGGCTGTGTTATCCCTGGGCAAACAAATCTGGTCCGTTATCAGCGAAGAGAGCTCCAGTTGGTCGTTGCTTTTATTTGATCAATTGGCATCTGCGGTTGGGTCCATCCACTATCTGACCTTGTCCTTGTATACCTGCTTCGCAATAGCAGCAGGGTTTTACCTTCTTTTTTTGGACGGCACCGCCTGGAGACCTGATCGTTACCGGCGGATCATCCGCGTATGTATGTTCTTACTAACGGTATTTCTGTTTCTGCTTGGAAGTCGGATTGCCATCGTAACGGCCATCGCATTGGTCTTGATCATTCTCAGCATTCAGGCCAGACGAGCGGGCAAATACATGACCCTTATATCGGCGATAGCCATACTAGGTGTGCTAACCGCTATTACCCTGACCAGCGAAACCATGCAAGACAAATGGAAGGAAGTCTATCAATTTGAAGATGATAGTTCTGGTTCCGGTTATTGGGGTGGAACTGGGATGAGAGTTCTTATCTGGGATTGTGCCTGGAAGGTCATACAGAATAACCCTGTTTTAGGCGTTGGGATGGGAGATGATCTGGATCAAATGACCCTCTGTTATCGGGTATATAGTCGAAATCAACTCCTGGTCGAAGGGAATAGCTTCCACGCTCACAATATTTTCTTACAAGCTTGGGTCAGAAGCGGTATCATAGGCCTTCTCTTGTTGATGGGCTCACTGGTTTGGACCATCGTATATTCCGTTCGCTATCAAAATCCTGTTTACCTCCTCTTTATTGCGACCTTTGTACTTCTGGGTATGACCGAATCCTTCTTCCAGATCAATGCCGGAGTGCTCTTCTTTGCCTTTTTTAGCGCATTTTTGTTCTGTTATAAATTCAGGTCGGAATGA
- a CDS encoding MBOAT family O-acyltransferase, translating into MLFNSLDFALFFPVVFLLYWAFSGNIRSRNFFLTLASYFFYGWWDWRFLFLIAISSAVDFLVGRRLDQETQKYKRQLLLWLSISVNIGALVYFKYANFFVESFVSAFRLFGKEIEASTLDIILPVGISFYTFQTLSYTIDIYRKKIHHTKDAVAFFAFVSFFPQLVAGPIERASHLLPQFMKKHHFDYQAVRSGMILVFFGLFKKMVVADNVAMVVNHVYEDPSLFGGLSVIIATLCFAIQIYCDFSGYSDIAIGLARTMGFDLMKNFDSPYFSRSITEFWRRWHISLSTWFRDYVYIPLGGSRHGKGKTYLNLMTVFLVSGLWHGAAWTFVIWGGIHGCIIVAEKALGKQLHQLKAGFKSVRLGWLHATSSVVLTFAIVLAAWVFFRATNVDHATAIFDQSWRFYLQDFSVDWFPGLDFSDDKFIAMAVFVVALMFFELFHRDYGFSQRLLKSPVYVRWPSYLLIVFVIVIFGVYGEDQISEFIYFQF; encoded by the coding sequence ATGCTTTTTAATTCGCTGGATTTTGCCTTGTTCTTTCCGGTAGTTTTTCTACTCTATTGGGCATTTTCTGGCAACATCAGGAGCAGGAATTTTTTCCTGACCCTGGCCAGTTATTTCTTTTATGGCTGGTGGGATTGGCGTTTCTTGTTCTTGATCGCAATTAGTTCTGCGGTCGATTTTCTGGTCGGTCGACGTCTGGACCAGGAAACCCAAAAGTACAAGAGACAACTACTGCTCTGGCTGAGTATTTCTGTCAATATAGGAGCGCTGGTTTACTTCAAATACGCCAACTTCTTTGTAGAGTCATTTGTATCTGCTTTCCGGCTTTTTGGAAAGGAAATCGAAGCTTCGACCCTGGATATTATTCTTCCAGTAGGAATTAGTTTTTACACCTTCCAGACCCTGAGTTATACCATCGATATTTATCGCAAAAAGATCCATCACACCAAAGACGCGGTGGCCTTTTTTGCCTTTGTGTCTTTTTTCCCACAGCTGGTTGCGGGACCAATTGAGCGGGCCTCCCATTTGCTGCCCCAATTCATGAAGAAACATCATTTTGACTACCAGGCCGTGCGGTCAGGGATGATACTGGTCTTTTTTGGTCTGTTCAAAAAGATGGTTGTGGCGGACAATGTAGCCATGGTTGTCAATCATGTTTACGAAGACCCCTCCTTGTTTGGAGGGTTGAGTGTGATTATCGCAACCCTTTGTTTTGCCATTCAGATCTATTGCGATTTTTCCGGCTATTCGGATATAGCTATCGGGCTGGCAAGGACCATGGGCTTTGACCTGATGAAGAACTTTGATAGCCCTTATTTTTCTCGCTCCATTACGGAGTTTTGGAGGAGGTGGCACATCTCACTCTCAACCTGGTTTCGGGATTATGTCTACATCCCATTGGGAGGTAGCAGGCATGGTAAAGGCAAAACCTACCTAAACCTGATGACGGTGTTCCTCGTCAGTGGATTGTGGCATGGTGCCGCCTGGACTTTTGTGATCTGGGGAGGAATACACGGTTGTATAATTGTGGCCGAAAAAGCATTGGGGAAACAGCTTCATCAACTAAAGGCCGGTTTTAAGTCTGTACGTCTTGGTTGGTTACATGCGACCAGTTCAGTAGTCCTGACATTTGCTATCGTTTTAGCGGCGTGGGTATTTTTCCGGGCGACCAATGTAGATCACGCTACCGCCATATTTGATCAATCCTGGAGATTTTACTTACAAGATTTTTCTGTCGATTGGTTCCCTGGATTGGATTTCTCTGACGACAAGTTCATCGCTATGGCGGTATTTGTGGTCGCACTAATGTTCTTTGAACTGTTCCACCGGGATTACGGATTTAGCCAGCGCTTGCTAAAAAGCCCGGTCTATGTCCGTTGGCCTTCCTACCTCCTGATCGTATTTGTGATCGTCATTTTTGGAGTGTATGGAGAAGATCAGATTTCTGAATTTATCTATTTTCAATTCTGA
- a CDS encoding sulfotransferase domain-containing protein codes for MVKVIKSKIEQLIRLVYINSVSIKNDSLLVMEFPKSGGTWLGQLIAGYLEVPFPRNRIPSRKRLLYHGHYYPKNRITENRKIVLLVRDGRDVLVSLYHHQLMWNPKNKENPSKINYYRETLGFEDYDDVRGNLSAFMDYAYTHKPSKLRHFLFYGNWYQFNSAWLDQKERSDNIYMVKYEDLLEDTVGTMKKLLTEFLEVEQLDEDRLNDIVKQFSFENQTKRKQGEEDKASFLRKGVSGDWKNYFGEEQKQKFKEYTGDMLLRLGYEKDSNW; via the coding sequence ATGGTTAAGGTCATAAAGAGCAAAATTGAACAATTGATCCGGTTGGTCTATATCAACTCGGTCAGTATCAAGAACGATTCGTTACTGGTCATGGAGTTTCCTAAATCTGGAGGCACCTGGTTAGGACAGCTGATCGCTGGATATTTGGAAGTGCCATTCCCTCGAAACCGCATCCCCAGCCGGAAGCGATTGCTGTATCACGGGCACTATTATCCAAAGAATCGAATAACCGAGAACAGGAAGATCGTACTGTTGGTTAGGGATGGGAGAGATGTGCTGGTTTCATTGTACCATCATCAGTTGATGTGGAACCCCAAGAATAAAGAGAATCCCAGTAAGATCAACTATTATCGAGAAACCCTGGGGTTTGAAGATTATGACGATGTCCGCGGTAACCTGTCGGCCTTTATGGATTATGCCTATACCCACAAGCCTTCAAAACTTAGGCACTTTTTGTTTTATGGAAACTGGTATCAGTTCAATTCAGCCTGGCTTGACCAAAAGGAACGATCAGATAACATTTATATGGTCAAGTACGAGGATTTGCTCGAGGATACAGTTGGGACCATGAAGAAGCTATTGACCGAGTTTTTAGAAGTCGAGCAGCTGGATGAAGATCGATTAAATGATATTGTCAAGCAGTTCTCCTTCGAGAATCAGACCAAAAGAAAGCAGGGAGAAGAAGACAAGGCCAGTTTTTTGCGCAAAGGGGTTAGCGGGGATTGGAAGAATTATTTTGGAGAAGAGCAAAAGCAGAAATTTAAAGAGTATACCGGGGATATGTTGTTGAGACTGGGGTATGAGAAGGATTCAAATTGGTAG
- a CDS encoding sulfotransferase domain-containing protein, with translation MNDKLIFPNTILLGVQKAATTSLQRWLAQHPDVCAPDVLKDYPYFYNDSIYEKGPEHISRIYRKSFHGESVILQGFVSYIFDEKSLLRIKKDCPDAKFLLVLRNPVERAISAYYFTRQRGLEERSLEQAFADEDRILQEGSEQEKLELTYKLRGLYYKQIQVFLKYFDMDQLCISFFEHIKEDPNAELRKVFNFLEIDPDFQPNLVVENKTKVPKNGKILGWIYRDTKVKKFLIENIVDKLFPVDLKIKIKWAIVDKLVQKDGPSIKKDIPEALRKELYEYYAQDVDSLEQLLDTDLTHYKYQPIDQAPEKQLENHG, from the coding sequence ATGAACGATAAACTGATTTTTCCAAATACCATCCTACTCGGGGTTCAGAAGGCAGCGACTACCTCATTGCAGCGGTGGCTGGCACAACATCCGGATGTATGCGCCCCGGACGTGCTCAAGGACTATCCCTACTTTTACAACGATTCCATCTACGAGAAAGGCCCGGAACACATTTCCAGGATCTATCGCAAATCATTTCATGGCGAATCCGTCATACTGCAAGGATTTGTGAGCTATATCTTTGACGAAAAATCCCTTCTGCGGATTAAGAAGGACTGCCCTGATGCCAAATTTCTGTTGGTACTGAGAAACCCAGTCGAGCGAGCAATTTCCGCCTATTATTTTACACGTCAGCGCGGTTTGGAAGAGCGTTCATTGGAACAAGCGTTTGCCGATGAAGATCGTATCCTTCAGGAAGGATCCGAGCAGGAAAAACTCGAGTTGACCTACAAACTCAGAGGCCTTTACTACAAACAGATACAAGTCTTTCTGAAGTATTTTGATATGGATCAACTCTGTATTTCATTCTTTGAACACATCAAAGAAGATCCCAATGCAGAATTGAGAAAGGTGTTCAATTTCCTGGAGATCGACCCCGATTTCCAACCCAATCTGGTGGTCGAAAATAAAACCAAGGTGCCCAAGAACGGGAAGATACTTGGTTGGATCTACAGGGACACCAAGGTCAAGAAATTCCTGATCGAGAACATAGTCGATAAACTATTCCCGGTAGACCTGAAGATCAAGATCAAGTGGGCCATTGTAGACAAGTTGGTTCAAAAAGACGGTCCATCGATAAAAAAGGATATACCAGAGGCGTTGAGAAAGGAGCTTTATGAGTATTATGCGCAGGATGTCGATAGCCTGGAGCAATTACTTGATACTGATCTCACGCACTACAAATATCAACCCATTGATCAAGCACCTGAAAAACAGCTGGAGAACCATGGTTAA
- a CDS encoding glycosyltransferase family 4 protein — protein sequence MRVLQIHNSYQHRGGEDVVVDIEQDLLRRHGVKVEQLMFSNDQLNPVNLYFNKSAAVELRQKIQSFQPDVIHVHNLFYQASPSVLYEAKKHRVPVVMTLHNFRLICPNAMFMRNNGVCTQCLDRKFATPAIRHACFQDSGIKSAALASALFYHNLRGSWRKKVDKFLVLTPFIRNLILSSSLNLQPDQVAVKPNSTDDLAPIFPPEDRSGPYVCIGRLSKEKGLNTLIEAFNRLPELKLCIIGDGPQMEELSELAGPNIQFVGPKDRQSVQQALKRAPALIFTSVIYEGLPNGIIESFSAGTPVIASDVDNINQIVNHKQNGLLFESKNTDDLVKTIQYFNDHRDDKLYRGARDTYEQKYTHQQNFEALMNVYHSVASSYEEKNT from the coding sequence ATGAGGGTGCTCCAAATACACAATAGCTATCAGCATCGTGGGGGAGAGGACGTCGTGGTGGATATCGAACAAGACTTGCTTCGTCGTCATGGAGTGAAGGTGGAGCAATTGATGTTCTCCAATGACCAGTTGAACCCGGTTAATCTCTATTTCAATAAGTCTGCTGCGGTTGAGCTCAGGCAGAAGATCCAGAGTTTTCAACCTGATGTCATTCATGTTCACAATCTCTTTTACCAGGCTTCTCCGAGTGTCTTGTACGAAGCCAAAAAGCACCGTGTTCCGGTTGTCATGACGCTGCATAATTTCAGGCTTATTTGCCCCAATGCGATGTTCATGCGGAATAATGGGGTCTGTACCCAATGTCTCGATCGGAAATTCGCCACACCAGCCATACGGCATGCTTGCTTCCAGGATTCTGGCATAAAGTCTGCGGCTCTGGCCTCTGCGCTTTTCTATCACAATCTAAGAGGTAGTTGGAGAAAGAAAGTGGATAAGTTTCTGGTCCTTACCCCATTTATCAGGAACTTGATCCTATCCTCCTCCTTAAATCTGCAACCTGATCAAGTAGCGGTTAAACCAAATAGCACCGACGACCTGGCGCCAATTTTCCCTCCGGAAGATCGCAGTGGTCCATATGTCTGCATTGGCCGTTTGTCCAAGGAGAAGGGGTTGAATACACTGATCGAAGCCTTTAACCGGCTACCAGAACTCAAACTGTGCATAATCGGGGATGGTCCTCAAATGGAGGAGCTCAGTGAATTAGCTGGACCTAATATCCAGTTTGTCGGCCCAAAGGATCGCCAGTCTGTCCAGCAAGCACTTAAGAGGGCTCCAGCGCTTATTTTTACTTCCGTTATTTACGAAGGACTTCCCAACGGTATCATCGAATCGTTTTCGGCAGGCACCCCGGTAATTGCGTCCGACGTTGACAATATCAATCAGATCGTCAATCATAAGCAGAACGGTCTGCTATTCGAATCAAAGAACACCGACGATTTGGTCAAAACTATTCAATACTTTAATGACCACCGGGATGATAAGCTCTATAGAGGAGCAAGAGATACTTACGAGCAGAAGTATACCCATCAGCAAAATTTTGAAGCCCTGATGAACGTTTATCACTCTGTTGCCAGCAGCTATGAAGAAAAGAATACTTAG